Within the Rosa rugosa chromosome 2, drRosRugo1.1, whole genome shotgun sequence genome, the region CCTGTCAATCCAAACGCCAAAGTTTCTTGGGAAAGTCCATATCAATCTGCTATTACCTGGACTAACTGGAACGCagataaaaattaaaagagcTTGCTTTTGTCCCGTTTGGGGTGATGATACCtacaaccaaaaataaaaaacacctCGTAAGTATATGGACAAGAATAGAAATGATAAAGGATATGAACAAATAATAACAGAAAGTCTAGCTGCCAGAATCAGCATTATCTAAACAAATGATCATTCAAAATAATGTACTACCTTTTCAGTTCCAGGTGAGGATGCAGTCCCATTAATATGGTCAACTGGACTAAAGATAGAAACACAAAACACACATGGCGGCAGAAATCTACTGTGACCTGGATTCTGCTCTGCGATGAAACCATTTATGTCTAACTTAGGAATATACAAGTCCAATGGTCTGCCCCCTTCTCTATCAGCTTTCTCTGTGAAGGAAAGATACGGTAAGTAATGTAAACGCTCTACATAAGGAGAGACTAACATAGTGATACCCAATAAAGATTATCATCTTCCATAAATGATTAACCTTTGGGTTGTCGAGTTTGCATTATTCCATAATGTGCATATGGAACATGAGCAGGGTCCATAAGATTTTCAATCAAGACCTCGTACCTGGAATTGCAATTCAAAAATCAAGCAAAGTTATATGCTATGTTCtggaagaggaaaaagaaatttcatATTCCAAAGTTTTAGTTAGACAATTTGTGACACAGATCCAGAAATAATACACTTCTCTTTCCTTTGTGGAATTGTGGCTAGGAGCCACTTCTGCCATTAAATGACAATTAATAATTCATGTGGATACAGCTAGCTACAAGTTCTTTGACATTAGAGAAAATCAGACCTGATAGATCCACAAGGTTttttatatgtgtgtgtaatTTCCCTCTGCAGACCATGTTTTATATCCAAGTAGTAAAAATATAAATTCTTCACATACCCGTAAGGTATCTCCCTATTTCCCATCAAGCTAGCATATGATGGATCATCTATTTCCGGTATGTAGGGAGGCTTTTTCTCTGCAAGAATATCTTTGTATTGAGGATCAGAACTTGGCCAGAACCACACGATTCCATTCTGCACGGTACTTGGATAAGCACCTACACATGCTTTCTTCGAAGTGTGAATCTGCATTTTTGGTTGAAGGATCATTTATTTAAGCATTGCAAAGATTACtgtcacacaaaaaaaaaacaaaaagaacttCCACAGGAGGAAGAAAAATAGAATATACTTACTTTTATGCTTAAAGTTAATCAAAATGATACAGAACTATGGTATGATATGACATCTTCTAGCTACAGTCTTGCTTCAAAGTTCATTACAGTTACTGTTTTATTTTAGTTCATAAAAATAATAGTTACTATATGAAATAAGCAGGCAGTTTGAAACTTGTACTCTATAAATCTCTCTAGGTTGTCATTGAATTACCGGAGGGCCATCCTTAGGTGCTTGAGGAATGAATTTGCAGTCACCAGAGCCATTAAAACACCAGCCATGATAAACACACTGCAACCTTCCCCACTGATCAATCCTCCCTTCAGATAATGGAGCCAATCTGTGAGGACAAGCATCATCAAACACCTTCCATGTACTTTCATTTTTGTCCCACCACACCACCACATCAATACCCAGAACTTTCTTTGCATGTGGAACTCTCTTGTCAAGGTCACAGACTGGCATCAATGGGTACCAATGGGCATACCAATCAAATTTGTCATCTTGGGTTTGAGTTTCAACTTGTGGTCCAGATGGGTTTTCAGTCTCAGTTGCAATAGAGGATGATATGGTGGTGAGTGTCTTGAATGTTGGTTTGTTTCTTTGAACCAATGAGAATGATGAACTGGGTGTTTGATTAAAACCCAAGAAAGTGAGTTTCTTTGATTGGgttttatcaaatttagaagGAATTTGTAATGATGGAATAGATGAAACTCTGAGAGTTTCCATGGCTGCCACTTGCAGAGCTCACAAAAGAGATGAGAGAATAAAGGTAACTACTTGATCTCAAAAGCATTAATCTTTGGACTTGCAATTCAGTCATATAGAAACTTGAGGCTCTGATTTAATGGAGTGGAGGAATGGAGGATAACATTTACATGAAAATTGGTAATGAGTCAAAACTATTGAAAAATGAGAGATTGAATGGCTCTATAAGTGTTTGGAGCTCAACCAAGCAATCACTAGTCACCATCACTAATGTTTACAGGATTAGTAACTTAAATTTGGGGATGATGGGTTGAAGACTTGATGTTGAGAAATGGGCCCTTGAAGTGGGCCTTATCAAGTAAAATTGAATCTTCTTTTGTATTAAAAGGGGCTTCAAAACCCACCAAAATTCTACAATTTTTTCATCTCAATTTGATGAACTAATGAAAGAATGTGTGTATACATGATTTGGTTTGAAAAGAATGACAAAGAATTCCTATATCATCTTTTCTATTCACACCAAAGAATAAATCAATAAGGGCTCTAGTTTCAGTCATGAAACATTAGTGATTTTGGTTACTCTACTTCCTACAAACAATGGAGAGGACTGTGTTCTAGCAGGCTTAAAGCTTCTGGATAATAAGCTTGCTCTATCAAATGCGGCTGGACTTAAGATTGCCGCCACCTCCCCGCCACATGTTGTGGGTGACAGCAGTGTTGGACTCGATACATTAGTGATCCGAGGAGAGAAGTATGATCTAGGACGGTTAGCCTTTCTTGGAGACAAGTTGACATGCTCCAGAGCTCGAAACTGGAGCTCTGAAGGATAGTCCCTTACGCAACCTATGCGAGGTCCAGCTCCTGTTGTCCATTTGCAGGATAACTGCTTTCCCAATTGATATGATTTCATTCCTTTGAGTGAGTTAATCCTTTTGAGAATCGATTCTTCAGGAATGGTTTCTTCCTCAGTCTCTTCATGGTTTTCATCGAACAAGTTCTGCTTTGGAACCATGTATTCCTGTTCTGATGGTTGATGTACTTCTGTTGATACCGAAGATTCTACAGGGAAACTGTTGCAACTTGAAGCAGCTGCTTGACTTTCACTCTCAAGCGAACTTTCTCTTTTTGGTATTTCAAGATTAGATAATTTTCGGCTAAGCCTGTGGAGCCGGCTTGCTATCTTTGATTCCATTGCAACAGCTTGCTCCATTGAATCAGTCTCCTTCCTACTAGAGTCTCGAACAATGGtattttcagtttttaagtcACATAGATCTGGGATTAACTCCTCTTCAGCTGAGTAGCTTCTCAGATGAGCACTGCTTCTTTTCTTGCTAAGTgaaccttcttcttcatcaactGGACTCATCTGAATATAACAACAAAGTAGGCTTTATTAGTACGCATGTCTTCACTTAGTCTCTCACGATAGATAACAAATCATCCAAAATAGTGAAATATGAAGTTCTTTTTCTTTATACCTTAACATCAGTGAGATCCACATTGTTCTCTTTAAGGAATGAAACAAAGTCTCTGAAATTCTCTTCTGTTGGTCTATAATGACCACTGTGAGGCCAAACTGCCTGTAGAAAGTAACAAGAAATATGTTAGAGACGATAATCAATATCAAGAACAAAGGGCACTATGGAAACAGTAATCAAAATCTGGGTTTTTTGGTGTTGCACACATACCTTGATAATGCCATTCTCAATAACTAATCTCCCAGCAGCAGATGTGGCTCCTCCAGCCAAAAAACTGGAATGCTGAAATGTGCCCTTCTGTTTCTTGCCAACATATAAGATTTTCGAAGTGCTGAGAACAAAAATCCATTTGgcatccttgtcttctccagATGTATGGAGGAGCTCCCCTGATTGCTTGTAGAATAATTTTCCATCCTCCACAACAACTTCATAGGCCATTCTTTCCATCTGTATTGAGCAGAATTGTTATCAGCAAACGAAATGGATGTAAAAAGCTACAGATAAAAGTTATCAACAAGGGAATAAAGGCTCACCGGACCAAGATACTTGATACACTGCTGTTGAAGTTTTGATCGAGGGCATTTTTCAAGATTCACTTCCTTCCCTTCACCTATATCTAGCCAGTAGAAGAATGGTTCTCTACTCTGACAATGAAGCCACTTAACATAATAAAAGTGTAGATTGTGTCCATATCGGTGCCTTGGATCAATCTGTTTTCAATCACATATGAAAGATTGAAATCAGTAAAGGCCAATAAAagcttgaagaaaagaaaaacaggaTACTTAAATGCAATTAACTTACCGCTTCAAGCCAGTGCTGCAAAGCAAGTTTTTGTGCTTTACTATTCTTTGATAAACCCTTTCCAACCTGCAATTCGAAAAAAAATGTTTAAGTATTTAAACAAATTATATGTAAACTTAAAAGTGAAGCAGATGGCAATCTGTTAAAAGATTACCTTGGCAGCTCTGGTCCTTGCTCTAGACCAACGTGAAATGGCAGTTTCATGTTTCTCAATTTCAAAGAATGATATAGAACTCCGCTTAAGCTCAGCGAAATCTAATAGCTTCCACCTATATTGTTAAAAACAATTAGACTGAGTAAGATTGAAGCACAATAAACATTTTCGTAAAAAGGCAAGAATAAGAAAGAAATACATACCAGCTCTGCTCAACTAGAACTGCACAATCTGCTAGCTTTCTTCTGGTCCGAAAGCTTTTGTACACTTTCTGCAACTTAATTGCCGCCATGTGTTTGGGGTTGGTGAAATCTGTTTGCACGGGTCGGATCATCCCCACCGAATTATCTGATCTCGGGGATTGAATGTCCATTTCTTTGCTAACGGCACTGATTGATCCAATGTCCACTTTTTTGCAAAGGGGGCTAAATGATGTAATGGCAATACTCTTTTCTTTATCTAATGAAGAAAACTTAAGCAAGCCCATTTTCTCTAACTCATCCCCTTTAAAGCTAACAGAAGTTTCTAATGTCATCTTTCCAGAACCTAAGGCTCTCATTATCAAAGGTTCTGCATCACCGCGGTTGAAACTAACTGATCTAACTGGAGTTTTTacttcatcatctccaaaactgaTAGATTTTACAGTTACTGATTCTAACGCACTTTCCAAATCACAGTCCTCAGAAAATgggcaagaaaaggaaattccCATATGATAGCAAAGGGGGGTTTAGCAACCCAGCCAATTCGGATTCCTGCGaagaacaaaagagaaaaagttAATATTCCACATCTAACACTGCCTTACATAACAGGAAATCTTTACAAATTCGAGCTTTTATGAAGGTAAACATTATAGTTAAATATCCCAGAGACGAGTCAGAACCTATTACAGTTAAGACAACAAATAGCTTTGGATCTACAAAACCTACTAGAATAACACATCCAGATGCAATTGCAATTTGTATTCAACTAAGAAAATCCCTTAACATCCTTTCTCTCCTAATAGCATTATCTAATTGGAAATTTATATCAATGTAACCATTTGAAGCATATCATCAAACAATAAGAGGTCACATTTTATGCTGCTGCTGTAGAATCCATTGAAAAAGACCAAGAATCTACACACACATTACCAAAAGTTTAATTCTTCAAATAAAGCAAACCATTATAGAGAAACACATTCCATTTGAAAACCATTTCCATATGAACTGAACTGGCGTACAAACCCATCAAGCAAAGAGCAGGATCCACAAAACCCATTgccaaaaaaaactaaaactaaaaccatCACCATTCCCATGAAACCAAGATCAAAACCCAGAACACCCATTTCATCAAACTGCCATAAAAACCAACATTCACCCAAGAAAGAAGGAACTTTTGCCATTTTATGTAAAAACCAAACACCAAACAAACAacaaggagaagaaggagcAAGAAATGGATCATTTGTAGAACTAAAGAGGCATTTTTACCTTAATTGGAGGATCTCAAAGGAGTAGAAAGCGATTGCTGTGTATTAAAAGAAGAGAAAGTTTCGAACTTGAAGGGTGAGTTAGAGATAGAATTGGATTTGTTTGAAGGTTTGGTTTGGGTAGTAATGGCAACAAACAGTGAGTttgctgtctctctctctcttttccttgCTATGCTATACAAAGCTCTTTGTGTTTTTCGAACTAGACCTGTCATTGAAGCTCGTTATATAGGGCAATGAAAAGTGAGAACTGAGAAGAGAGTTGGGAGACAGAGAGCCTCCATTTTCCAACCACGTGGGCATGGAGTTTTACTgggaaaaaaagaacagaaatttGAAAATGCGAAAAAcctatttttttctctcaaatTAATAATATGGCTCTTTCTTAGAAATTGTTTGACATGATATTATGAGCAGTAATGTTGATTCTTGACCAGGTAGGCAAATCTTGTATATATGCACCTCACTTTTTTTGGCAATACTAGCAATTATACTTGATCATCTCCCAAATTATGTCGATGAGCCGTGACCTGTTGGTTAGCCAGCCTAACTAATATTGTGGAGGTcacgggttcaaatctcactgataTCTGGGATGAGGTGGGGTGGGGAGTTACATTGTCGTCcagagtcaaaaaaaaaaaaaaatctcccaaATTATAATCACCAAATGTCTAAGTTTTATTATCATATATTGCATGTTAATTTACACTCTTTTGTTAGTGAAATTCCAAGTAGAAAAAGATGACTAACTGTGATCCAATAATCCCTTTATAATCTGTGTCATGGAAAAGTGGTCTCCATAAGAGAAAAGAACTTAATTGGTTTCTATTGAGTTGTTTACGTGTATCGATTAGAGAGTTGCATAAAATTTACGTGTCTCCGTGAGCAGGATTTTAATAAACTTTATATGATCTTAGTTTGTAGGCTCGTTTTCTTTAGTTCCAATAGAAAa harbors:
- the LOC133733667 gene encoding protochlorophyllide-dependent translocon component 52, chloroplastic-like; the protein is METLRVSSIPSLQIPSKFDKTQSKKLTFLGFNQTPSSSFSLVQRNKPTFKTLTTISSSIATETENPSGPQVETQTQDDKFDWYAHWYPLMPVCDLDKRVPHAKKVLGIDVVVWWDKNESTWKVFDDACPHRLAPLSEGRIDQWGRLQCVYHGWCFNGSGDCKFIPQAPKDGPPIHTSKKACVGAYPSTVQNGIVWFWPSSDPQYKDILAEKKPPYIPEIDDPSYASLMGNREIPYGYEVLIENLMDPAHVPYAHYGIMQTRQPKEKADREGGRPLDLYIPKLDINGFIAEQNPGHSRFLPPCVFCVSIFSPVDHINGTASSPGTEKVSSPQTGQKQALLIFICVPVSPGNSRLIWTFPRNFGVWIDRIVPRWIFHIGQNLILDSDLYLLHIEERRIMDAGPTQWQKACFVPTKSDALVVGFRKWLNKYAGGQVDWRGKFTGALPPTPPKEQLLDRYRSHVVNCSSCISAYKALGVLEVVLQVFSFSLLGIVAAIKQGVLSSLAAKTALVATALLCFAGSKWLAHFIYKNFHFHDYNHALV
- the LOC133727875 gene encoding IQ domain-containing protein IQM2, producing MGISFSCPFSEDCDLESALESVTVKSISFGDDEVKTPVRSVSFNRGDAEPLIMRALGSGKMTLETSVSFKGDELEKMGLLKFSSLDKEKSIAITSFSPLCKKVDIGSISAVSKEMDIQSPRSDNSVGMIRPVQTDFTNPKHMAAIKLQKVYKSFRTRRKLADCAVLVEQSWWKLLDFAELKRSSISFFEIEKHETAISRWSRARTRAAKVGKGLSKNSKAQKLALQHWLEAIDPRHRYGHNLHFYYVKWLHCQSREPFFYWLDIGEGKEVNLEKCPRSKLQQQCIKYLGPMERMAYEVVVEDGKLFYKQSGELLHTSGEDKDAKWIFVLSTSKILYVGKKQKGTFQHSSFLAGGATSAAGRLVIENGIIKAVWPHSGHYRPTEENFRDFVSFLKENNVDLTDVKMSPVDEEEGSLSKKRSSAHLRSYSAEEELIPDLCDLKTENTIVRDSSRKETDSMEQAVAMESKIASRLHRLSRKLSNLEIPKRESSLESESQAAASSCNSFPVESSVSTEVHQPSEQEYMVPKQNLFDENHEETEEETIPEESILKRINSLKGMKSYQLGKQLSCKWTTGAGPRIGCVRDYPSELQFRALEHVNLSPRKANRPRSYFSPRITNVSSPTLLSPTTCGGEVAAILSPAAFDRASLLSRSFKPARTQSSPLFVGSRVTKITNVS